In a single window of the Nicotiana tomentosiformis chromosome 8, ASM39032v3, whole genome shotgun sequence genome:
- the LOC104099985 gene encoding LRR receptor-like serine/threonine-protein kinase ERECTA isoform X2 yields the protein MAAFSFVMFQRCNLFSEFLLVGFLLFLSFGPVVSDDGSTLLEIKKSFRDVENVLYDWTDSPSSDYCAWRGVTCDNVTFNIVSLNFSSLNLDGELSPAIGQLKGLISIDLRGNRLTGQIPDEIGDCSALKNLDLSFNELYGDIPFSISKLKQLEYLILKNNQLIGPIPSTLSQIPNLKVLDLAQNKLSGEIPRLIYWNEVLQYLGLRGNNLGGSLSPDMCQLTGLWYFDVRNNSLTGSIPQNIGNCTAFQVLDLSYNDLTGEIPFNIGFLQVATLSLQGNRLSGQIPSVIGLMQALAVLDLSCNNLSGIIPSILGNLTYTEKLYLHGNKLTGPIPPELGNMSKLHYLELNDNQLTGCIPPELGKLNELFDLNVANNHLDGPIPSNLSCCTNLNSLNVHGNKLNGTIPPAFQKLESMTYLNLSSNNLKGPIPIELSRIGNLDTLDLSNNRISGSIPSSLGDLEHLLKLNLSKNDINGYLPAEFGNLRSIMEIDLSSNLLSGPIPQELGQLQNLYLLKVENNNLSGDVMSLASCLSLNVLNVSYNNLGGNIPTGNNFSRFSPDSFIGNPDLCGYWLSSPCHASHPTERVSISKAAILGIALGALVILLMILVAACRPQNPAPFLEGSIDKPVNYSSPKLVILHMNMALHVYEDVMRMTENLSEKFIIGSGASSTVYKCVLKNCKPVAIKKLYSHNPQYLKEFETELETVGSIKHRNLVSLQGYSLSPCGHLLFYDYMENGSLWDLLHGYSKKKKLDWDTRIRIALGSAQGLAYLHHDCSPRIIHRDVKSSNILLDRDFEAHLTDFGIAKSLCTSKTYTSTYIMGTIGYIDPEYARTSRLTEKSDVYSYGIVLLELLTGRKAVDNESNLHHVILTKAANNAVMETADPEITATCKDLGDVKKVFQLALLCTKRQPAERPTMHEVARVLESLVPVAETKQPNPTPPALLPSAKVPCYMDEYVNLKTPHLVNCSSMSTSDAQLFLKFGEVISQNSV from the exons ATGGCAGCATTTTCGTTTGTTATGTTTCAAAGGTGCAATCttttctctgagtttcttctTGTGGGGTTCTTGCTGTTTTTGAGCTTTGGTCCTGTGGTTTCTGATGATG GTTCAACATTGTTGGAGATTAAGAAGTCATTTAGAGACGTGGAGAATGTTTTGTATGACTGGACAGACTCTCCCTCTTCTGATTACTGTGCTTGGAGAGGTGTTACCTGTGACAATGTCACCTTCAATATTGTTTCACT TAATTTTTCTAGTTTGAATCTTGATGGGGAGTTATCTCCTGCAATAGGACAGCTCAAAGGCCTGATATCTAT TGATTTAAGGGGAAATCGCCTTACGGGCCAGATACCGGATGAGATTGGTGACTGTTCAGCCTTGAAAAACTT GGACTTATCCTTTAATGAGCTTTATGGTGATATTCCCTTTTCCATATCAAAACTTAAGCAGCTGGAATATCT gattttgaaaaataatcagttgaTTGGCCCAATTCCATCAACATTGTCACAGATCCCAAATTTGAAAGTTTT GGACCTGGCTCAAAACAAGTTGAGTGGAGAAATTCCTAGGCTTATATATTGGAATGAAGTCCTGCAGTACTT GGGACTACGCGGAAACAACTTGGGTGGATCACTTTCTCCTGATATGTGTCAGCTTACCGGCCTGTGGTATTT TGATGTTCGGAACAATAGTTTGACTGGTTCCATTCCTCAAAACATTGGCAATTGTACTGCCTTCCAAGTTCT AGATTTGTCTTATAATGATTTGACCGGAGAGATTCCTTTCAACATTGGTTTCCTGCAAGTAGCTACCTT GTCTTTGCAAGGTAATCGTCTTTCAGGGCAGATCCCTTCCGTCATTGGATTGATGCAGGCTCTTGCAGTTTT GGACTTGAGCTGCAATAATTTGAGCGGAATAATTCCTTCAATTCTTGGGAATTTGACCTACACCGAAAAGTT GTATTTGCACGGGAACAAGCTAACTGGCCCCATTCCACCAGAGCTTGGGAATATGTCAAAGCTACACTACCT GGAATTGAATGATAACCAACTTACTGGATGCATTCCACCAGAATTGGGGAAGCTAAATGAGTTGTTTGACTT AAATGTTGCAAACAATCACCTTGATGGGCCCATACCGTCCAATCTTAGCTGCTGTACTAATCTGAACAGTCT CAACGTTCACGGAAACAAATTGAATGGAACGATTCCACCCGCCTTTCAGAAGCTCGAAAGCATGACCTATCT GAATCTTTCCTCCAACAATCTCAAAGGTCCAATTCCAATTGAGCTTTCTCGTATTGGGAATTTAGACACACT GGACTTATCAAACAACAGGATCAGTGGTTCTATACCTTCTTCCCTTGGTGATTTGGAACATCTTCTTAAACT GAACTTGAGCAAGAATGATATAAATGGATACTTGCCAGCAGAATTTGGCAATTTAAGAAGCATCATGGAGAT TGACTTGTCAAGTAATCTCCTCTCTGGTCCCATACCTCAGGAACTTGGTCAACTTCAAAATCTCTACTTGCT GAAGGTAGAGAACAACAATTTATCAGGCGATGTCATGTCATTAGCCAGTTGCCTCAGTCTAAATGTCCT GAATGTCTCGTACAATAATCTGGGTGGGAATATTCCAACAGGAAATAATTTCTCTAGATTTTCACCAGACAG TTTCATAGGAAATCCAGATCTGTGTGGATATTGGCTCAGTTCTCCTTGTCATGCATCTCATCCAACAGAGCGAG TTTCAATTTCTAAAGCAGCTATACTTGGTATTGCTTTGGGTGCGCTGGTGATTCTTCTGATGATACTGGTAGCAGCATGCCGACCACAGAATCCTGCACCCTTCTTGGAAGGATCTATTGACAAACCAG TCAATTACTCATCTCCGAAGCTTGTTATCCTTCATATGAATATGGCACTTCATGTTTATGAAGACGTTATGAGGATGACTGAGAACTTGAGTGAGAAGTTTATAATTGGTTCTGGGGCATCTAGCACTGTATATAAATGCGTTCTGAAAAATTGCAAGCCAGTAGCTATCAAGAAATTGTACTCTCACAACCCCCAATACTTGAAGGAATTTGAGACTGAACTTGAGACAGTCGGGAGCATTAAGCATCGTAATCTTGTCAGCCTCCAAGGATATTCACTTTCTCCGTGCGGCCATCTTCTTTTTTATGACTACATGGAAAATGGTAGCCTTTGGGATTTGCTTCATGGTTA TAGTAAGAAGAAAAAGCTTGATTGGGATACTCGCATTCGAATTGCATTGGGATCAGCTCAAGGCCTCGCATATCTTCACCATGATTGTAGCCCTCGAATAATCCACCGTGATGTTAAATCATCAAATATTTTGTTGGACAGAGACTTTGAAGCTCACCTGACTGATTTTGGCATTGCTAAAAGCTTATGCACATCCAAGACCTACACATCCACATACATTATGGGAACCATTGGTTATATTGATCCAGAGTATGCTCGTACTTCTCGCCTCACGGAGAAGTCTGATGTCTACAGCTATGGAATTGTTTTATTGGAGTTGCTCACCGGAAGGAAAGCTGTGGATAATGAATCAAATCTACACCATGTG ATTCTAACAAAGGCAGCAAATAATGCTGTTATGGAAACAGCGGATCCTGAGATCACAGCCACATGCAAAGATCTTGGAGATGTAAAGAAGGTTTTTCAGCTTGCCCTTCTATGTACCAAAAGACAGCCAGCTGAAAGACCTACAATGCATGAAGTGGCCAGAGTACTCGAAAGTTTAGTACCCGTAGCTGAAACGAAACAGCCGAATCCAACTCCACCTGCATTGCTCCCATCTGCTAAGGTTCCTTGCTATATGGATGAATATGTCAACCTCAAGACACCACACCTAGTGAATTGTTCATCTATGAGCACTTCAGATGCCCAACTTTTTCTTAAATTTGGAGAGGTGATATCCCAGAATAGTGTCTGA
- the LOC104099985 gene encoding LRR receptor-like serine/threonine-protein kinase ERECTA isoform X1 encodes MAAFSFVMFQRCNLFSEFLLVGFLLFLSFGPVVSDDGSTLLEIKKSFRDVENVLYDWTDSPSSDYCAWRGVTCDNVTFNIVSLNFSSLNLDGELSPAIGQLKGLISIDLRGNRLTGQIPDEIGDCSALKNLDLSFNELYGDIPFSISKLKQLEYLILKNNQLIGPIPSTLSQIPNLKVLDLAQNKLSGEIPRLIYWNEVLQYLGLRGNNLGGSLSPDMCQLTGLWYFDVRNNSLTGSIPQNIGNCTAFQVLDLSYNDLTGEIPFNIGFLQVATLSLQGNRLSGQIPSVIGLMQALAVLDLSCNNLSGIIPSILGNLTYTEKLYLHGNKLTGPIPPELGNMSKLHYLELNDNQLTGCIPPELGKLNELFDLNVANNHLDGPIPSNLSCCTNLNSLNVHGNKLNGTIPPAFQKLESMTYLNLSSNNLKGPIPIELSRIGNLDTLDLSNNRISGSIPSSLGDLEHLLKLNLSKNDINGYLPAEFGNLRSIMEIDLSSNLLSGPIPQELGQLQNLYLLKVENNNLSGDVMSLASCLSLNVLNVSYNNLGGNIPTGNNFSRFSPDSFIGNPDLCGYWLSSPCHASHPTERVSISKAAILGIALGALVILLMILVAACRPQNPAPFLEGSIDKPVNYSSPKLVILHMNMALHVYEDVMRMTENLSEKFIIGSGASSTVYKCVLKNCKPVAIKKLYSHNPQYLKEFETELETVGSIKHRNLVSLQGYSLSPCGHLLFYDYMENGSLWDLLHGPSSKKKKLDWDTRIRIALGSAQGLAYLHHDCSPRIIHRDVKSSNILLDRDFEAHLTDFGIAKSLCTSKTYTSTYIMGTIGYIDPEYARTSRLTEKSDVYSYGIVLLELLTGRKAVDNESNLHHVILTKAANNAVMETADPEITATCKDLGDVKKVFQLALLCTKRQPAERPTMHEVARVLESLVPVAETKQPNPTPPALLPSAKVPCYMDEYVNLKTPHLVNCSSMSTSDAQLFLKFGEVISQNSV; translated from the exons ATGGCAGCATTTTCGTTTGTTATGTTTCAAAGGTGCAATCttttctctgagtttcttctTGTGGGGTTCTTGCTGTTTTTGAGCTTTGGTCCTGTGGTTTCTGATGATG GTTCAACATTGTTGGAGATTAAGAAGTCATTTAGAGACGTGGAGAATGTTTTGTATGACTGGACAGACTCTCCCTCTTCTGATTACTGTGCTTGGAGAGGTGTTACCTGTGACAATGTCACCTTCAATATTGTTTCACT TAATTTTTCTAGTTTGAATCTTGATGGGGAGTTATCTCCTGCAATAGGACAGCTCAAAGGCCTGATATCTAT TGATTTAAGGGGAAATCGCCTTACGGGCCAGATACCGGATGAGATTGGTGACTGTTCAGCCTTGAAAAACTT GGACTTATCCTTTAATGAGCTTTATGGTGATATTCCCTTTTCCATATCAAAACTTAAGCAGCTGGAATATCT gattttgaaaaataatcagttgaTTGGCCCAATTCCATCAACATTGTCACAGATCCCAAATTTGAAAGTTTT GGACCTGGCTCAAAACAAGTTGAGTGGAGAAATTCCTAGGCTTATATATTGGAATGAAGTCCTGCAGTACTT GGGACTACGCGGAAACAACTTGGGTGGATCACTTTCTCCTGATATGTGTCAGCTTACCGGCCTGTGGTATTT TGATGTTCGGAACAATAGTTTGACTGGTTCCATTCCTCAAAACATTGGCAATTGTACTGCCTTCCAAGTTCT AGATTTGTCTTATAATGATTTGACCGGAGAGATTCCTTTCAACATTGGTTTCCTGCAAGTAGCTACCTT GTCTTTGCAAGGTAATCGTCTTTCAGGGCAGATCCCTTCCGTCATTGGATTGATGCAGGCTCTTGCAGTTTT GGACTTGAGCTGCAATAATTTGAGCGGAATAATTCCTTCAATTCTTGGGAATTTGACCTACACCGAAAAGTT GTATTTGCACGGGAACAAGCTAACTGGCCCCATTCCACCAGAGCTTGGGAATATGTCAAAGCTACACTACCT GGAATTGAATGATAACCAACTTACTGGATGCATTCCACCAGAATTGGGGAAGCTAAATGAGTTGTTTGACTT AAATGTTGCAAACAATCACCTTGATGGGCCCATACCGTCCAATCTTAGCTGCTGTACTAATCTGAACAGTCT CAACGTTCACGGAAACAAATTGAATGGAACGATTCCACCCGCCTTTCAGAAGCTCGAAAGCATGACCTATCT GAATCTTTCCTCCAACAATCTCAAAGGTCCAATTCCAATTGAGCTTTCTCGTATTGGGAATTTAGACACACT GGACTTATCAAACAACAGGATCAGTGGTTCTATACCTTCTTCCCTTGGTGATTTGGAACATCTTCTTAAACT GAACTTGAGCAAGAATGATATAAATGGATACTTGCCAGCAGAATTTGGCAATTTAAGAAGCATCATGGAGAT TGACTTGTCAAGTAATCTCCTCTCTGGTCCCATACCTCAGGAACTTGGTCAACTTCAAAATCTCTACTTGCT GAAGGTAGAGAACAACAATTTATCAGGCGATGTCATGTCATTAGCCAGTTGCCTCAGTCTAAATGTCCT GAATGTCTCGTACAATAATCTGGGTGGGAATATTCCAACAGGAAATAATTTCTCTAGATTTTCACCAGACAG TTTCATAGGAAATCCAGATCTGTGTGGATATTGGCTCAGTTCTCCTTGTCATGCATCTCATCCAACAGAGCGAG TTTCAATTTCTAAAGCAGCTATACTTGGTATTGCTTTGGGTGCGCTGGTGATTCTTCTGATGATACTGGTAGCAGCATGCCGACCACAGAATCCTGCACCCTTCTTGGAAGGATCTATTGACAAACCAG TCAATTACTCATCTCCGAAGCTTGTTATCCTTCATATGAATATGGCACTTCATGTTTATGAAGACGTTATGAGGATGACTGAGAACTTGAGTGAGAAGTTTATAATTGGTTCTGGGGCATCTAGCACTGTATATAAATGCGTTCTGAAAAATTGCAAGCCAGTAGCTATCAAGAAATTGTACTCTCACAACCCCCAATACTTGAAGGAATTTGAGACTGAACTTGAGACAGTCGGGAGCATTAAGCATCGTAATCTTGTCAGCCTCCAAGGATATTCACTTTCTCCGTGCGGCCATCTTCTTTTTTATGACTACATGGAAAATGGTAGCCTTTGGGATTTGCTTCATG GTCCTAGTAGTAAGAAGAAAAAGCTTGATTGGGATACTCGCATTCGAATTGCATTGGGATCAGCTCAAGGCCTCGCATATCTTCACCATGATTGTAGCCCTCGAATAATCCACCGTGATGTTAAATCATCAAATATTTTGTTGGACAGAGACTTTGAAGCTCACCTGACTGATTTTGGCATTGCTAAAAGCTTATGCACATCCAAGACCTACACATCCACATACATTATGGGAACCATTGGTTATATTGATCCAGAGTATGCTCGTACTTCTCGCCTCACGGAGAAGTCTGATGTCTACAGCTATGGAATTGTTTTATTGGAGTTGCTCACCGGAAGGAAAGCTGTGGATAATGAATCAAATCTACACCATGTG ATTCTAACAAAGGCAGCAAATAATGCTGTTATGGAAACAGCGGATCCTGAGATCACAGCCACATGCAAAGATCTTGGAGATGTAAAGAAGGTTTTTCAGCTTGCCCTTCTATGTACCAAAAGACAGCCAGCTGAAAGACCTACAATGCATGAAGTGGCCAGAGTACTCGAAAGTTTAGTACCCGTAGCTGAAACGAAACAGCCGAATCCAACTCCACCTGCATTGCTCCCATCTGCTAAGGTTCCTTGCTATATGGATGAATATGTCAACCTCAAGACACCACACCTAGTGAATTGTTCATCTATGAGCACTTCAGATGCCCAACTTTTTCTTAAATTTGGAGAGGTGATATCCCAGAATAGTGTCTGA